In one Magallana gigas chromosome 7, xbMagGiga1.1, whole genome shotgun sequence genomic region, the following are encoded:
- the LOC117684377 gene encoding uncharacterized protein, which produces MALSNQEVSDSVQEEPIIGQDYLMCGTDGCEKNCQFYCNHCHLRVCKQCKDEHQKSLETENHEVVPYTQRKRQLPVEKCKDHPTKDIDMTCEDCQVPVCSKCATKNHRKHALNDLETIYSEKFTLCLNEIYKIHQYFLPTSHDIQEDIKENVKEIKATIDKIRTSIKAKAESLKRLVDTVALDEIERVNKMEESLKENLKSQENAYQDYISYLEKLVIEFNGYLSSTKVQSNPLILSKPDQLKIKPIPKTIIPVPPVFTAGQYSKKDVSKILGRVTVPDTKPENRKIKPMETASTQFKPTEQRKQDREKSAMKLSLSSSVTKVRQYTVPGVDYACHISLGKSGRLWASDDGRSLVQTDLLGNRLQKIQTSGEYGYHRATEDGDLIFTDRKNKVICKIKTDNTITKFIKTRDWEPISLHSSHINGDISVGMIKDGEAKVTRYNKTGKEIQNIQRDSKGQGLYDNPHYITENINGDICTSDLDKRAVVVVNKSGQHRFSYTGHGLRIRPYGICTDLLGHILVCNCPRFGTFLMPGDNTVHLLDQDGQFLFLILPLRPAVGFYCGLCVDDENNLHVGQRDTNTVTVYKYLQ; this is translated from the coding sequence ATGGCATTATCCAACCAAGAAGTTTCAGATTCTGTCCAGGAGGAACCAATCATTGGCCAGGACTATTTGATGTGTGGTACTGATGGCTGTGAGAAGAACTGCCAGTTTTACTGTAATCACTGTCACCTACGAGTATGTAAACAATGCAAAGATGAACATCAAAAGAGTCTGGAAACTGAGAACCATGAAGTGGTCCCTTATACACAACGCAAAAGACAACTTCCTGTAGAGAAATGCAAAGACCATCCGACTAAAGATATAGACATGACTTGCGAGGACTGTCAAGTTCCAGTATGTTCCAAATGTGCAACAAAAAACCACCGAAAACATGCACTGAATGATTTAGAGACAATTTATTCAGAGAAATTCACTCTTTGCcttaatgaaatttacaaaatcCATCAGTATTTTCTCCCAACTTCACATGATATACAagaagatataaaggaaaatgtcaaagaaataaaagcaaCCATAGATAAAATAAGAACATCCATAAAGGCTAAAGCTGAATCCCTTAAACGTTTGGTGGACACTGTAGCATTGGATGAAATAGAACGAGTCAACAAAATGGAAGAGTCTCTAAAGGAGAATCTTAAGAGTCAAGAAAATGCCTATCAAGATTACATCTCCTATCTTGAGAAACTTGTTATAGAGTTCAATGGCTACCTGTCCTCTACCAAAGTCCAAAGCAATCCACTCATTCTTTCTAAACCTGACCAGCTGAAAATCAAACCCATACCAAAAACCATTATACCAGTCCCTCCAGTATTTACTGCTGGTCAATACAGCAAGAAAGATGTCTCCAAAATATTGGGTAGAGTAACTGTTCCTGACACTAAACCagagaacagaaaaataaaacccatgGAGACTGCCTCTACACAGTTTAAACCCACGGAACAGAGGAAACAAGACAGAGAGAAATCTGCCATGAAACTGTCTCTGTCTTCCTCTGTCACCAAGGTCAGGCAGTACACAGTACCAGGTGTTGATTATGCATGTCATATATCACTAGGTAAATCAGGCAGACTCTGGGCAAGTGATGATGGTAGGAGTCTAGTCCAAACAGATCTACTTGGGAATCGGCTACAGAAGATACAAACCAGTGGTGAATATGGCTACCACAGAGCTACAGAGGACGGGGATCTAATCTTTACAGACAGAAAGAACAAGGTCATTTGTAAGATAAAAACGGATAATACAATTACTAAATTTATCAAAACGAGAGACTGGGAACCAATCAGCTTACACTCCTCCCACATCAACGGGGACATATCGGTGGGGATGATAAAGGATGGAGAGGCTAAAGTCACCAGGTACAACAAGACAGGGaaagaaatacagaacatacagaGGGACAGCAAAGGACAGGGACTGTATGATAATCCACACTACATaacagaaaacatcaatggtgatATATGTACATCAGACTTGGACAAACGAGCTGTAGTGGTGGTGAATAAATCAGGACAACATAGGTTCTCCTACACAGGCCATGGGTTAAGGATTCGTCCCTATGGTATATGTACTGATCTCCTTGGTCACATTCTAGTGTGCAACTGTCCTCGCTTTGGCACGTTCTTGATGCCAGGTGATAACACAGTTCATCTACTGGATCAAGACGGACAGTTCTTGTTTCTAATACTCCCACTACGACCAGCGGTTGGGTTTTATTGTGGTCTGTGTGTGGATGATGAGAACAATCTCCATGTGGGACAAAGGGACACCAACACAGTGACTGTGTACAAGTACCTCCAATGA